The segment TTTCTACCGTGGGCAGTTTGTCAAAGATGGCGGAAAGTACAATCATACGACAAAGGCTTTTAACTCAGTTATTCAACAGCTATACTTAGAAAACAATGCAGCGACACTGGCTTTTATCGCAAAAATGCTACCGTTTTTGGATAAGGAAACTAACATTTTAGCAGTAAACCAGCACAGAGATATTAACTTTGAGGCATTACAGCACATGAAACTAGAGGACGCTGCAAAGATAGCGGGTATAAGCAGGCAAGCAGCCGCTAATATTATCAATAAAGCAAAGTATCACGGCATATGGGCAATAGCTAAAATCATTACTGGTAAGACAGTTAGATACAAGCTAAACCCAGATATTGCAACTAGACAAGCAGGAGTTACTGCTTTTGCTGACTCTGAAATGTTCAGAAGCGTTGAAGGATCATATACTTTTAACTGATTTTAGAGCAGGGGAAAACTGGAAACAGTTCTCCTGCTTTTTTTCTTTACTGTCTATCAGAAAGACAGTGGCATTTTGGCACTAAAAATTCTAAGCAACGTTAACAGTCTTGCCGCTATATGCAGAGGAAAACAGTTTATTTCACAGTTCTTTTTTTGCAAAAAGCTACAGTTTAGGTAAGTTTGCTGCACAGGGCAAAATGTGAAAGTCCTTGCGGCAGTTAGGGTACAGCGTTTTTAAAACTTGCTTAATATCTTTTTATTCTATTAGATTACTTTAAAACTGAAACTAACAGAAATCATAATGCTAAGAACAAAGGCTAACGCCTTGCGCTGTCAGCAAGCTGCCAACGCATAATATATGAAAAACTAAACAGAATTTGAAAAGCATAAACAGCAGTACAGTATATATATATATAGCAGTAATTCAGTCTTGCTGTATGACTGTTTTAGAAGTATTTACTCTTTTAATTTTCCACACACTGGAGCGTAAGCGACAGTTGGGAGCATTAGCGACCATATAACTTTCAATCAACAGCGCTTTTATAAAGCGGCAGTGATTGCAATATATAAACTAGCAAAGAACAGCAAGAGTAATTTTCTTGTAAATAATATTTTGGCGTACTGATTATCAGCGTGCTAACAGATATAAAAAAGCATGAAAACAGTATAAAAATGCATGATAACCGTTGTATGTTTACCAATTTTTATAGCTAATAGCCGTAAAAAAGAAATAGTTGCAACTGGCCAGTTTTATCTGATAGTAAAACTGCGTAAATTAACCTATACAAAAAGGAGAAAACACTAGTATGAAAAATGTACCAGATATGAAAGAGCAAATTTTTACAGATCTCATTGCGCCACACATTGTTCCTAAGCAGACACGTGCCGAGATTGCAGCAGAGTTCTATAAACTGAAACATGAATATGGCAATCTTGTCACTATCACACGTTATGCGGCGGCAAAGCGCATTGCAAAGACAACGGTAACTGCAGCATTGCAGGCATTTCCAGAAAATGAAAAAGGGCAGGATCAGTAAAATGCGTAAAGCAGGCGCAGATGAAGCCAAGGAAATCTTTAACACTTTTGTAGAGCCGTATATTATCCCAGCGCAATCTGATAAAGAAATCTGCGAGGAGTTCTTCAGATGGAAAAAAAGATGGGGCAACTGTGTTTCAGTTGAGCGGTATGCAAAGGCAAAGAAACTGGATCTTTACAGAATGACTCAGATTATTAATAACAACAGGAAACGTGCAGAATGACTGTTAATGATAGTTCAAAGCAAAAGCTGATAGCAGAAGGCGCGGAAAAGGCAGATCAGCTACTGGAGATCATTAAGAGTACAGAAACAGACATGTTTGCTGATATTTTTGAATGTTTCAATGATAGTAGCTTGACTAAGTTTAATGACAGAGCCAATATGGCAAAGGTTGCTGCTGGTGGAGCATTAGCAGAAATCACTACTAAAATCAATGAGCTGTTTCCATATGAACGGCCGTTAACAGGTGAGGAGCTACATGAGGCCAGACTTCAAGCACGCCGCAACGGCTACAGGTTTACGCCACCAACACCAGCATTAAAAACACTGCCGTATATGGACAATGAAATGATTGTCAGACATCTTATGTCTGTTCTGCGAGATACAGAAAAGCGCATAAACAGATTCATTACAGCATGGAATACTCAAATAAGCCTATCTGCCACAGCAAAGACACAGGCAGAATATGACAGCTATTCACGCTATTTGAACGTGGATCAGCTGAAAAAAGAAATAGTCGCTAACTGCTTTATAGGGATTAGCGGAAAACATTTAGATACGTATATTAATAGAATTATTCAGAAATCAATCAGAGAATAAAAGGAGATAACAATAATATGGTAAACAAAAGCAATGCACTACAGCAACTAGAAAAATACTTTAAGGAGCGTGCTCAAAAGCAAGTTGAAGAGAAAGAAACAGCTAAACGCATTGAGCAAACCTTTTTATCGGCTCCAGATGTCAATACTGCAGGCTGGGTAGCTTATCAGTCTTTGCCATTAGAAAAGCGGATAAAAGCTCCAGCTGTTGGCAGCAAAGATGAAATGTATCAATACTTCACGTTACACAGTTTGAAAGAGCTGTTGCATATCCGCAATTCAGAGGCATGGTCAGAATTTAAAACTGTGGAACCTTACCATCTAATTCATGAAACGGCCGCTACTAACTATGCAAAATTGGAAAAAGAATTGGCAGATATAGAAACAGCATTGCAAATGCTAAAAGAATATGAATATCCCAACACCGTTACTACTTTTACAGAAAGTGTGGCCGGTGGCATGGATCAGTTTTCCGTAGAAACTGCTAAACAAGCGGCAGCTAAATTACAACTTGATCCAACAGAATTTGATAACCCTGAAAGCAAGGACGTGAAATAATGCCGCTTTTCAAGAAGAAACCACTAGCAGAACAGCTAGACTTAGAGTCGCTGCGTCCAGACAGTAAGGTAGTTGCTGAAATTGACAAGAAACTGTCCACAATAGAAACTAATTACCGTAAGTACCAAACTAAATTAACTGAAATTGCCCAGCAGAAAGCTGAAATTGAACAGGGAATTTCTCCAGCGGACAGTAGCAGCAGCTTTGATGATGTTCTTAAAAAGCTGACTGACTTTTTTTCTTTCAAAAAATCTGCTAAGACTGTGGAGCAGCTGGAACTTGAAGCCGCTTACTTGTGTGAATGGCACACAGCCTCAACTGTCGCTGGCTTAAAGGAAGTGTATCCGCAGCTGAAAACAGCACTAACACACGCTAAAGAAACAATGGAGCAGTTAGAGCAAGAATATGAAACAGCTGGAAATACCAGTGAGCTTGATGACTTATTGCCAGTTGTGACAGGTGATCTGGTATCACTGTTAGAACGCTTTAAGGCTGTTCTGAAAACAGTTAAAAACGGCTATGGGCAGTCTATTAGTATTGACAGTTCTGAAACAGTCAAGATCAATGGTGAAACTGTTCACGTGACATTTCACTTCAAAGATAGCATTCCTGTACGCAAAAGCCTTGCAGATAAACAGCTGCAAGCAGCTGCAGAAGCAACAGAAGAAGCGCTACACGCTAAAAGAATGCGTGAATTTTACAGTAGCGGAAATTGAAAGTAATGCTGTATTTCCGTAATGAACCAGCAAAAATGCGTATCAGCTTTAATGCTGTAGAAACAGCTAAAGAGCAGTTAGACATTGATCTAGTACATGAAATTGCAAGTATACGTCACACGTGGCAGTGGAAAAGAAAGAAAGCAATGCTGTTTGTAACAGTTGGACTGCTTGACACTTTCCCAGACGTGACACTAGAAGAGGTCACAGCAGAAATGCAATGCTACAGCACTGAGGAGCTGTCAGAGGCTGTACATGAAATGCTAGTGAAATAAGAATAAGACAATGACAGCAGGCAAATCAATGCTTGCTGTTTTTAATGCATTAAAAACAGGAAAAGGATGTGAAATGAATGGCAGTTAGTTCAATCAGCTTTAAAGTTGACGTTGATATAACAGGAGTCAAAAAGGCAATGGCAGAAGTGAGCGGCGCTACAAAAGGCATGGCAAAACCAATGTCTTCTGCACTGGGTGCAATGGCACAAAAATTGCAAGGCTTAAACACTCCAATGGCTAAAATGTCCAGCGGTTTTGGCACATTGGCGAAAAAGGTTGTACAGTTTACTACTGTGGGACTTGCATTAAAAGCTGTCAATGCAGCAGTGTCGGGGGTGGCTGGATCAGTTCAAGAAGCACTGGCAGCTTCTGATGGCATGGACAAGTTTGCGCAAACAATGCAGTTTGCTGGAATACAGGGCAAAGAATTGTCAAAAGCAGAAAAGGCAGTGAAAAGTTACGCTGACAACACTGTTTATAATCTCAATGACGTAGCAAACACTACAGCACAGTTGGCTAGTAATGGCGTAAAAGACTACGTAGGGTTAACGCAAGCGGCAGGTAATCTAAATGCAGTTGCCGGCGGGAACGCAGACACGTTCAAAAGTGTGGCAATGGTACTGACTCAGACAGCTGGGGCTGGTAAACTCACCACTGAAAACTGGAACCAGCTTTCTGATGCAATTCCTGGTGCAGCGGGTCCACTAATGGATGCAATGAAGAAGGCTGGAGCATATACAGGTAACTTCAGGGACGCAATGGCGGCGGGGCAGATCACTGCTGATGAGTTCAACACTGCATTAATGGGCTTAGGTATGTCAGATGTAGCCAAAGAAGCTGCTACCAGTACAAAAACGTTTGAGGGCGCTTTTGGGGCATTGAAGGCCAATGTCGTTGACGGTATTAATAAGATTATTGACAGCTTTGGCAAGGGTAATCTAGTGAGCCTTATTAATGGCTTTTCTGATGGCGTGACCAAAGCATTTGACGTAGTAGCACAAGCAATTCCCAAAGTAATTGACGCATTCCAGCAACTGTGGGACTCATTCAAGGATACTGCTACTTTTGACACAATCAGTAACATTATCAGTTCTATCATTGACACGCTTAAAAGTATCTCTATTGATGACATTATAAGTGGCTTTCAAACCTTCTTTGACGTGCTGAAAGCAGCAACACCAATTATAGCAGGCTTTGTTGGTGCTGTGTTGACAATTAAGGCACTCATTACAATGGTCACTATCATAAATTCAGTAACTTCCGCTATTGCGTTCATGGCAAGTCCAGTGGGCTTAGTAGTAGTGGCTGTTGGTGCATTAATTGCTATTGGAGTTGCGCTATGGCAAAACTGGGGAGCTATTAGCGCAGGCCTAACTGCAATCTGGCAAGCTATTAAAAACGCAGCAAGCGCAGCATGGAATGCAATCAAGGGTGCTATTTTGACGGCGTGGAACGCAATTAAAGCTGGAGTTTCCACGGCTGTCAGTGCAATTAGTTCTGTAATCAGCGCTACATGGAATACCATTAAATCAGTGTCCAGCAGTGTATGGAACGGCATTAAGGCAGTGATTAGTGCAGTATGGAGTGCAATCAAGTCTGCAATATCAGCTGCAATTAATGCGGTAAAATCAGTAGTGTCAAGTGTTTGGAACAGCATTAAGTCTGTAACCAGCAGTGTGTGGAATGGTATCAAGTCCACAGTAAGCAATGTTTGGAACGGCATTAAAAGTGGTGTCACAAATGCTGTTAATTCTGTGAAATCAAAAGTAACAGGCGTATGGAACGGTATTAAGAGCACTACTAGCAGTGTCTGGAATGGCATTAAAAGTACAATCAGCAATGCAATTAATGGTGCTAAGGACATTGTTAGCAACGTGATTGACAGCATAAAACGTATGTTTAATATCAAGTTGAAGTTTCCTAGCATTCAAATGCCGGCGTTGCCACACTTAGATTTGAAATGGAGCAGTAAGACGTTTTTTGGAAAGCGTATCAGCTATCCAAGCGGCTTTGACGTTGGATGGCACGCTAATGGCGGTATTTTCAATGGTCCTTCTGTGATTGGCGTGGGCGAAGCAGGCGATGAGGCTGTAGTGCCACTTTCTAACAAAAGTAAAATGAAACCTTTTGCTTCTGCAGTGGCTGGCATGATTGACAGAGATAATGATGGCAACAGTAGTAGCAATAACTACAATCAAGGGTCTTTGATTGTTCATACTCATGTATTTCTTAATGACAGAGAAATTGCAAAGGCGATAACTCCAGAGATTACAGCTAGACAGCAACGAGAAGCACGTTCAAGATCACGCAGAGAAAAATTTCTGTAATAAACTGCATTGTTAGACAGTCTTACCATGCTCTATAGGTAGGACTGCCTGTGGAGTGTAGTTTAACTTCTCTATACATTCCATTGCTGTAGTTTCTCAGGTCTTTTATTTCTTTTCTACTGAGATACTGCAGCACTTTCATTAAATTAATACCTTTCCCTTTTGCCTCACTGTCTTCTTGACAGTGGGGTTCTTTTTTTTGTGCAATGTAAAGCAAATGTAAAATATATCATACAGCGTGCTACTGTCTGTTACAGCTTTTGCCAGAGTCTAAAAACATTGCTACACCAGCCTTTACAGCGTTTCTGTATAGAACAGCAGTCACTGCTAGAATAGCCTATTCAGAAGCGCAGATTTTACACTGAGTGGCAAATAAAAAAGTAGGGGATAGTAGTAGTAGTCTACTGTTCATTAACAGGGAATATACAGGAATAAATAGGGACAAATAGGAGGGTAAACATGAACAAACAGGAAGGTAAACAGGTTATACAGTCTGCAAACCTCAAGCAGGCGTTCACTGTGCGTATCCCCTTTTTGAAAAACTGGAAGCCTGCATTTAACCAGTATGGCGCTGTTCACTGCCACTGGCTATCCAGTTACTGCAGGCATACAGAAAAAGACTACTGCAAGAGTCCATGCAACAGCCTTAACGTTATATTATTCTGTAATATCTGCTAGTTTACATAAGGTATGTTAACACAACTTGTAAGCGCCATAAGGGTTTCAGCAGAAAAGATTGTGCAAACTAATTGGTCTACACTGTTATCCAATGATAAACCCTGTTAAATCAGCAGTTAGTATCTGCTGTTCTTTGTGAAATTTTCTTGCTTTGTAACTGCTCTAAAAGCATTTAAATGTTATTTAAATAGTTATAAACTGCTTTAACTCAGCTTTATTATACACTTAATTCAGTAATCTTTACAATGATTTTACTGTTGATCTGTTTGAACAGAACGGCATTGCATAACAGACCCGCCACAGGGGGAGTGGGTATCTTTTTTTACCGCTCCAGACCATTGAAAAAAATGCACAGTAAATTTTACAATTTCTGGGAGGGCACTGTACAGCAGGAGTTTCAATCAGTCTACACAGTCTACAGGTGGCAATAGTAGCTGTAAAGTAGTAACCCTACTTGCCAAACTGACCCTTGCTGAAAGTAGCAGCGGTGTCTGAAAAAATACATAACAAATTTTTGATTTTCTGGCAGTCTGCATTGCTCCAGTTAAGCCAGAGTCAATCCCTTTTAATTCTGCGCATATTACAGGTAGCTTACAGAGATACACCAGTACACCAGGTAATTATACTATGAACAGTTATAGCTTTATTTTCCTGCATAGCTATGGGCATTTTGGGCTTTAAAATTGATTGTGCTGGATTAACAGTGTGCAGGAATAGGTAATAAGTTGAATGACTCTGGTAAGGGTCCAGATCAGTGCTCCTATTGCCAGAGCAACAATACCTGTGTAGCAGCGGGGCATTGTGGTGCTTTGTTTATCTGTTCAACAAGCTAACTGCCTTCTGATAGTGCTGTAATGATCCTGTGGCAACTGTTGAAGGACTCTTACTTTTTCTGCAGGTATTCTAGCAGTTTCATTCTGTCAGTTTCTGTCAAACTGTCTGCAATGCTTTTTGCGTAGTCCAGCACTGTGTTGTCAGTTGATAACAGGTAGCCTAGAGGTACATTGTAGAAGTCTGCTAATACCTGCAGTTGTGCTTTAGATGGTTCAATATCTGCTGACTCATACCGTCTAACAGTTCTTGAGTTTAATTCCAATAGTTTAGACAGCGCAACTTGACTATAGCCACTGTCTTTCCTTAATTGGCGTAGTTTTTCATGTAATTGCATTTTTTTACCTTCTTTCTATTGACAGGGGGCTTGCCGTACCCTATACTGTTGAATGTAATTGATAGGGTCTTTAAAACCCTGTGATTAATTAAAAGAAAAGTCAGTGCCGCAAACACTGACTAACAGCAAAACATGGTAATGTTTTACTAACGGTATACCGATACTATACCATGCTTTTGCTGCTATCTCAACTATGGAAGAAGGAAAAGCAACAATGACAGCAACAGCAGAAACAGTAGCACAAGAGAAAACAGTGGAACAATTAGTAATTGATTATCAACAGTATTGTGAACGTAGAACAGCAGCAGTAGAATTTGCAGCGTTCAATATACTGCAGAAGGTAAAGAGCTTCAAAGCAGCAAAAATACACTGGCTACGCAAGAACACGCCACAAGAGATTACTTTAGCAGACTTACACGCTCTATTTGATGACTCACTGTTAGAAGCAATGAACAGCTATAAGCAGAACAGCAGGGCTTCCTTTTACACGTATGTATCTGCAATACTCCTGCACAAAAGGACTAATGCAATCATACATTTGAACAGCAAGAAACACGTGCCAACCAGCGCTACTGTTAGTATATCAGAAGTAATTACAGAAATGTATGCAGTACAGCCAGAGTCTGATAGCTTTAACTCTGTGGAAGCGGCACTCATTGCCTACAGTCAGATCAGTGACAAGACCAAAGCCAGTGCAGCAATGCTGTGTATCTGGATGCAAGATTTACACGGCAATGAGCTGCTGGACAGATTAAAACAGGTATTCCCTGCTGAAAAGTTAAGCAACAGTTGTATCAGAAAGCGTCTGCAACGTGCTAGAGCTGACTTCAAGCAGTATTACACTGAAATGAAAGCAGGTGGCGCATTATGACAGGAAAGCAATCACACCAATTATTCCTGTTTATCCTGTTCTTTACAGTAGGGATCAGCGTAGCAACTGTCAGTTCACTGTCTACTGTCAGAAACATTCTGATAATTGTTCTTGCTGTCTATGCACTCCTGCTAAACAAGCCAGTAAGCAGAAAGAAACTGCAGTCTGCTGACTAATAATAATCATATAGGAAACAGCTGAGCCTTTTTTTAAGCAGGTATTGCCAGAGTGGTGGCACTTAACATTGTGGATCAGCTTTAATGCTTGATTTGTCAGTTGTCCTTCTGGGAGTCTGCTAAAATAACAGATATGTCTGTACTCAATGTAATTCCAGTGGTATACTGTCATAAAAAGAATGGCACAAGGAAAGTTCTTTGCTAAAGCATATAATTAACTGGATAGCACAGTAGCTAATTGGTATCCTGCTTGGACCACCGATAAAATGAGTCGTTATGCAAGAATCGCACTTGGGATTAGATAAAGATCAATGCTGATTTAGCAATGTTTTGTACTCGTTTGGTATGTATTTCAAGCCGATTTTTGGGGTTTCGGATACCCATCCAAAATGAGAAAGATAACTTTGAACGTCTTTATCAACTTTTAGAAAAAGTTGATAAAGGCGTTTTTTTGCGTAAAGTCCTGTTTTTCTAAAAATTTAATCACACTCACATCATTAGAGATAAAAACATAATCTATGCAGCATTTTCGCTTTTCCATCTTGCTTTACAAGAAAAAATCTTTTACTCTTAGTTGACCAGAGTAAAAATAAGCAGGTGAAAAAGTGAAAAGACTTGTTTCGAAAGAAAAGATGTTTGCGGTACTAGATAAATTAGACAGCTTAAATATCCGTTACTGGGTAGATGGCGGTTGGGGCGTAGATATTTTGACAGGAAAACAAAATAGAGAACATCGAGACATCGATATTGATTTTGACGGTGCAGAAACAGACAAATTACTAACGGCTCTTTATGAAATGGGCTATAAAAAAGTAGTAGACTGGATGCCGGCGCGGATGGAACTTTGGCATGATGAGCTAGGGTATTTAGATATCCATCCGCTGATTCTGGCTGCTGACGGCAGTGCACAGCAAGCGGATTTAGAGGGCGGCTTTTATTTTTTTGAAGCGGAATGGTTCACTACCCATCAATTCGAAGACCGCGTGATCCCTTGTCTTTCAGTGAGTGCCCAATTAAATTTTCATAGTGGATATGAATTGAGAGAATCAGACTATATTGATTTGAAAAATTTGGAAGAGTTAACTAATCAGT is part of the Enterococcus mediterraneensis genome and harbors:
- a CDS encoding helix-turn-helix domain-containing protein, which produces MQLHEKLRQLRKDSGYSQVALSKLLELNSRTVRRYESADIEPSKAQLQVLADFYNVPLGYLLSTDNTVLDYAKSIADSLTETDRMKLLEYLQKK
- a CDS encoding nucleotidyltransferase domain-containing protein, which produces MFAVLDKLDSLNIRYWVDGGWGVDILTGKQNREHRDIDIDFDGAETDKLLTALYEMGYKKVVDWMPARMELWHDELGYLDIHPLILAADGSAQQADLEGGFYFFEAEWFTTHQFEDRVIPCLSVSAQLNFHSGYELRESDYIDLKNLEELTNQ
- a CDS encoding tape measure protein, producing the protein MAVSSISFKVDVDITGVKKAMAEVSGATKGMAKPMSSALGAMAQKLQGLNTPMAKMSSGFGTLAKKVVQFTTVGLALKAVNAAVSGVAGSVQEALAASDGMDKFAQTMQFAGIQGKELSKAEKAVKSYADNTVYNLNDVANTTAQLASNGVKDYVGLTQAAGNLNAVAGGNADTFKSVAMVLTQTAGAGKLTTENWNQLSDAIPGAAGPLMDAMKKAGAYTGNFRDAMAAGQITADEFNTALMGLGMSDVAKEAATSTKTFEGAFGALKANVVDGINKIIDSFGKGNLVSLINGFSDGVTKAFDVVAQAIPKVIDAFQQLWDSFKDTATFDTISNIISSIIDTLKSISIDDIISGFQTFFDVLKAATPIIAGFVGAVLTIKALITMVTIINSVTSAIAFMASPVGLVVVAVGALIAIGVALWQNWGAISAGLTAIWQAIKNAASAAWNAIKGAILTAWNAIKAGVSTAVSAISSVISATWNTIKSVSSSVWNGIKAVISAVWSAIKSAISAAINAVKSVVSSVWNSIKSVTSSVWNGIKSTVSNVWNGIKSGVTNAVNSVKSKVTGVWNGIKSTTSSVWNGIKSTISNAINGAKDIVSNVIDSIKRMFNIKLKFPSIQMPALPHLDLKWSSKTFFGKRISYPSGFDVGWHANGGIFNGPSVIGVGEAGDEAVVPLSNKSKMKPFASAVAGMIDRDNDGNSSSNNYNQGSLIVHTHVFLNDREIAKAITPEITARQQREARSRSRREKFL